A segment of the Methanomassiliicoccaceae archaeon DOK genome:
CGATGACCCAGCGTGAGGACATCTACTGGAACACGTTCCTCCCCGCATTCTTCACTAGGATATCCGACATCATCAAGAACAGGATAACCGCGGAGCTGGAACCGCTCGGGCTCACCAACGCCCACGCCATCTACATCATGGCGCTCACGCTGAAGGACGGGCAGACCATGGTCGGCCTGTCACAGTTCCTCGACCTGGACACCTCCAACACCAACCACGTGATCAAGGTGCTGAGGGAGAGGGACCTGGTCTGCGACGACCGCGTCGACCAGTCCAAGAAGAAGTTCAGGATATTCCTGACGCCGGAGGGGAGGCTCCTGGGCCTGTACCTCATGGACTTCCAGACCAACGTGGTCAACGAGTGCTTCAAGGGCATCTCCGACGAGGAGATCCTGTTCATGCGCAACATCATGATCAGGCTGCTGGAGAACATCGACCCCGACCTGGAGAACTACATGCAGAGCAGGTACCAGGACCCGTTCTACACCTACCTGCACGTGGACCTCGGGGACGAGAAGTTCCATGTGGTCAACCACATCCGCAGGCGCCACAGGGACGAGGAGTGAAAGAATCATATCCGCGTAAACCATACGGGAGAGGTAGTCAGAGGGAGAACCATGGGAAGGATCGTATCCATTGTTTCCAGTCCCAGAGAGCAGGGCAACACGGACACCCTGGTCCACAAGGCGATGGTCGGAGCCATGGGCCTCTCCACCAACACGTTCTCGCTCTACCGCATCGCCAGGATGCGCATGCGCGGATGCATGGCTTGCGAGGCCTGCAAGTCCCGCGGAAGTTGTATCCAGGAGGACGAGCTCACGCCCGTCCTCGAGGACATCCGCGACGCGGACGCCCTGATCGTCTCCACGCCGGTGTACTTCGGCCAGGCGTCATGGGCGTACCGCATCTTCGAGGACAGGATGTACTCGTTCCTGGACAAGGATCTGAGGTCCACCCTGCCCGAGGGCAAGGACCTGATCATCGTCGTCAGCTACTCCTCCGACAGGGAGGCCGCGGAGAGGATCGCGGACCACATCAGGCATCTGATGGTGGACTTATTCCGCTTCAGGCACGTGGGGACCATGATCTACTGCGACCACAGCAGGACGACCCACGCCAAGGACGACGAGGAGGCCTGCCGCATCGCGGTCAGCCTGGGGACGTCCCTGCATGTCGCCGTCCCGTTCGACAACCACTCCGTCGTGTCGATGCCCGAGGACGATGCCCGTCGCGGCAACACGCGCCTCGAGCCCGGATTCGTCTGGAAATCCCAGTGAATCCGCATATTTTATTCTGGAATTGTCCCGAAACAGTGGCAGCCATGCAGTTCCACGGGTGCTGTGTCATCATAAATGATGTTGGACGAATCTTTTTTGATGAATGACCCAATATTTTTTTAAACCCCTGTTGCTATTACTTATTCAACCGAATTATGGGACGCCCCCATCCGTACGGGGATGGCGGTTGTCCGTGCAGGTCCGGTTCCGCACCTTAACCGGTTCCTGCGAAGGGATCGGGGGTGGGGAACGTTCTCCTCCTTACACGACTCCGCCCCGATCCCAGGTCTTCGAAACCCCCTTACGATGATCCGAGGGACGCCCGACCCGCGACTGTCCGGAGACGGATGGAGAAAAAGAAAAAGGGTGTCCGCCCGCTGCCACGGGCGGACGGAGGAAATAATGGAAGAGGTTTGTTGGCTTTCTTCCGAAGATCCCTCGGATCATCCAGACGAGTAGTCCTCTTCTGTGGTGTCGTTGGGATCGTCGTTGCGGTGGAGTATAAACCAAATTGGTACATAAACCAACAGGATGATCGCACCCAGGATCACAGACTGATATCCGTAGATTGCGATGCTGTATACAGCGCATCCGGGGATCAGGATGAAGAACTGGTAGATCATGATGGCCCATGCGACGTAGTACCATCCCTTCGGTGCTATGTACTCCCTCTTGTCCCTGATCTCCTTCCAGCGGTCCTCGCGCCTGAACTTGATGAAACTCATCATGGCGAATCCGAGGGCGATGCAGAATCCGAACGAGGAGGCGGCCAGAATCATGGCGGGGCTTCCCAGGGGGATCATGCACATACCGACCACGAACTGGAAGAGCATGGCGTAGATGGGAGCGTCGTTCTTGTTGGTGTGGCTGATGAACTTGGGCATGTTGCCGTGCTGCGACATGCAGTGCAGCGTCCTGGAGGATCCGAGGAACGCGGTCTGGATCAGCATGACCATTCCGGCGACCAGCAGGATCAGAGCGATCCAGGAACCGACGTCGCCGAAGTCGATGATGGCGATGGGCACCAGGGTGGCGTAGCCGTACTCGTTGATTCCCTCCATTCCGAGGGTTCCGAACACGGACAGCGAGACGAGGAAGTAGATGACCAGACAGACCAGTCCGCAGCTGATGAGTGCCTTGGGCAGGTTCTTTCCGGGGTCCTTGTACTCGGCACCGTACGTGGCTGTCGACTCCCAGGCGCAAGCGCTCCACTGGGCGACGGCGAAGGCACCGAACATCACGAAGATGTCATGGATGGACCAGCCCCACTCCGGGGGAAGGAACTCGTCGACGATGACCTGGGTGTCGAACGCTCCGTTGAAGAACGGGATGAGGACGACGACGACCAGCGGAATGATCGTGATCGCGGCGAGGACGAGACCGAACTTGGCTCCTCCGGAGAGACCCTTGGAACCGAAGAACGTGATGAGTGAGAATATGATGAATCCGAGCACGAGGTTGAGCAGGGTCGAGTTGACGCCCGCCAGAGGCTCGATGAACTCCTGGAGGTAGGCTCCCGCGGTGATGGTGAAGATCGGGATGACGGGGGTCCAGGTGAACCAGTAGGACCAGGCGCAGAACGCACCTACGAACTTTCCGAGGTTGTACTTCTTACCCTTGTACTTCTGAGGATTGTTGAAAACCCTCTGTGCACACGCACCGATACCGGGCACCTCTAGTGCCGCGGCCATTTCTCCGATGGCCATGTTCTGGAGGAAACCCTGGATGACCGACACCGTCCAGATGACGATACTGAACGCCCAGACCGAGCCTGAGATGTCGTACAGAGAGGGAAGGATCAGGATGGGCACACCCATGGCGATGATGAGACCCTGCTTCCAGTCGATCGACTTGGCGAGGGTGTTCGCCGGCCTCCTCTGGCATGACACGAAACTATCTTCTTCTGACATATAACGCACCCCTGGACCGGGAGATGGTATAGACATCCTCCATGTCCGGTTGTCTGTTATTGGATTAAACTCAATCCATCAGTATTTAATCGTTTTGGGTAAATATAGAAACATTTTTATATCGGGTCAAATTAATCGGCTATTAAATGTGCTTGCTCAAAATTTCTGATATTTAAAATAATCCTATTTACGAGAAAATAGTTGATTTTTAAGTGAATTTTTAAATACCAAAAAAATATCAGCCTCGGCTTTACTTATTATCAAGTAGAATCATCAGAAAACTGTACCCATTTTTCTGCATCCAGCGATGATTCCGAGGGGTTTTTCCACATGGTAATTCCAATACTATTGTGATAACAGACGCCTTTTGATGACAGAAACCGCGGGATTCTATGTAATCTACATACGACCAACGGACGGACCACCCATCCAACGGACAGACTCCTCCGGCGACCTGCCGCGGCGGGGATGCGCTCACCTTTATAGGGCCCCTCCGATAACGGTGCATGCCAGAAATCGCAATCATCGGCGGCACGGGGATCTACAACCCCGACACCTTCGAGACCATCGAGGAGGTCTTCCCCGACACACCCTACGGGAAGCCCTCGGACCCCATCCTCGTCGGAAGGATCAACGGTGTGGAGGTCGCGTTCCTCTACCGCCACGGCAAGAGGCACCAGTACCCTCCGACCAACGTCCCCTACAGGGCCAACATGTGGGCGCTGAAGGAGCTCGGCTGCAAGTACATCATCTCAGCCTGCGCCGTCGGGTCCCTGCAGGAGCAGTTCGTCCCCGGGGACCTGGTCATCGCGGACCAGTTCATCGACTTCACCAAGAGGAGGGACTACACCTACTTCGACGACAGCGCGGTGCACATCTCCATCCCCGACCCCTTCTGCCCCTACCTGAACGGGATCTTCGCCGAGACCGCGGAGGAGATGGGCATCAGGTACCACAGAGGCGGAACATACCTGTGCATCGAGGGCCCCAGGTTCTCCACCAGGGCCGAGAGCAACATGTTCAGGCAGTTCGCCGACATCATCGGCATGACCGTCGTCCCCGAATGCCAGCTGGCCAGGGAGCTCGGCCTCTGCTACTGCAGCCTCGCCACCATCACAGACTACGACGTGTGGAAGGACGAGCCCGTGGACATCGCCATGGTCAACAGGACCATGTCCGAGTGCCTCGCCAAGGTCCTCACCCTCCTCGAGAGGGGCCTGCCCAAGATCGGGGACGGGTGCTCCGAGTGCATCGAGGCGGCCAAGGGCGCCGGGGCGCTCTGACCGTCCTCTCAACAGGCGGGGCTCCGCCCCGCCCTCCTCCATCACCACATGATCGTTTTCGCCTACGGCACGCTCACCGTCGACATCGTCCGCGACAGGGTGCTAGGTCATCCCGTCGACACCGGGGACGCCGTGCTCCGCGGGTACTCCAAGGTCTGCGGGTGGGACTACCTCACGCTGGTGCCCTCGGACTCCTCGGTCAGGGGAGTGGTGTTCGAGGCGGATGCCGACGACGTGGCGCGCATGGACGTCTGGGAGGACGTCCCCGTGTACTCCCTGGTCCCGGTTACCGTGGAGACCGACGACGGCCCCGCGGAGGCGCACACCTACATCATGGGCACCCCGCCGGAGCACTACGAGACGGTGGACGACTCCTGCGTGGCCGCCATCCCCATCCTGGAGATCATGGCCGACCTGGACAGGATGCTCGGCCGCAGGCGATGGGGACTCCGTTCGCGTTTTTGATATCATTTCCGTTGAGTGAATTCCGTTTTTGATATTATCAATGTGCCATTGATTGTATGTTTATATTGTTATATGCATATCAAGGCGGATGTTCCGCAGCATAGAGGCCACCCTGGAGCGCTGGAGGGCCGGCGACAGGAGGGAGCCGCTCGTCGTCGAGGGTGTCCACGGCTGCGGAAAGACCCACACGCTGGAGAGGTTCGCGGAGAGGTTCTTCCCGGACCATGTGCGCCTAGACCTGAGGGAGAACGTGGCGGAGCAGGCGGTGTCGGTGGGGCAGCCCGTCAGGATCGTGTCCGAGATCGGGAGGCTCACGGGGACCGAGGTCACCGAGAGAACCCTGATCATCCTGGACAGCTTGGAGAGGGCGCCGGCGGTCATGGACAACGTCCGCAGGCTGGCCGCCAGCGGGCTCTGCGCCGGCGTCGCCTGCGCGTGCGCACGCGTCGGGACGGTGCCCGGATCGATCCCGATGCACCCGATGTCCTTCGACGAGTTCCTGGTCGCCTGCGGGGAGGAGGGCCTCGCTGAATCACTCTCCGACCCCTTCTCCGAAACGGTCGCATCAAGCCACGGGAGGCTGCTGTCGCTGATGCGGGAGTACTGGGCGGTCGGGGGTCTGCCTGGGGCGGTGTCAGCGTGGCTGTCAACAGGCGACAGCCGCATGGTGGACCAGGAGATCTCCAGGGTCCTCGACTCCATCCGCGAGGACGCGATGCTGTCGGTGCCGGGGATCGCCGGAACGCTGTGGTCCGTGATGACCAGCGTCCCGGAGCAGCTCTCCGGGAGGAACCGCAAGTTTATGTTCAGCCGGGCGGTGCCCGGGGCCAGGTCCAAGACCCTCTTCGAGTCCATTCGCTGGCTGGAGTCCTGCGGGGCCGTCCACAGGCTGCGCATCGCCGAGGACGTGGACCCCGCGGACGACGGGGACTCCGTCCCGCCCAGCTTCAAGCTCTACGCCTTCGACACGGGTGCGCTGAGGGTCCTGGCGGGGATCCCGCTGGAGATGCTCCTGTCGGAGCAGAGGGCCGCTGCGATGCCCGCGGACGGCCTCGCCGAGGACTTCGCCCTGACCGAGATGATCCGCTCCGGGATGGAGGGGATGTACTGCTGGAGGTCGGGGAACAGAGCAGAGGTGGCGTTCGTCATCGGCTCCGGAGAACACAGGGTGCCGATGCAGCTCAACATCGGCAGGATGGCCTTCACACGCAGCATCGCCGAGTTCAGAAGGAGGCACCCGTCGGAGAAGGGCGTGTACCTGTCCCCTCTGGCGCCGGACCTAGGAGCAGACCCCGTCAGGATCCCGATCTACGCGGCCGGGCACCTCCGCGACATCCTCCCGGAGGCTTCGACGACATCGTCGATGGGACAGCAAGATTGAAGTACGAGCGCAAACACTGTTCGCGGACATGGTGAAGAAGACCAAAGGCCAGACGCTGGCCGAAGACATCCTGTCCAACCCCAAGAGCCTCCCCGAGAAGGACCCGAAGCTCCTGGAGAAGGCCGCGGAGTTCTGCGAGGGGTACAAGGCGTTCCTCGCCAACAAGACCGAGCGCGAGGTCATAGACTACGTCCTGCCCATCCTGAAAGACCGCGGGTACACCGAGTACGTCCGCGGAACGAAGTACAAGGCGGGCGCCAAGTTCTACAAGGTCAACCGCAGCAAGACCATCATGATGTGCACCAAGGGAAAGAAACCGGTGTCCGAGGGCATCCGCGTGTGCGTGGCGCACATCGACAGCCCCAGGCTGGACTTCAAGCCCCACCCGCTGTTCCAGGACGCGGACATGGCGTTCTTTAAGACCCACTACTACGGGGGCATCAAGAAGTACCAGTGGACCACCATCCCACTTTCCATAAGGGGTGTGGTGCACACCTCCGACGGGAAGACGGTGAAGGTCAGGATCGGCGAGGAGGACGACGAGCCGTCGTTCCTGATCACCGACCTGCTCCCGCACCTGGCGCAGAACCAGATGAGGAAGAACGCCTCCGAAGTCGTGGAGGGGGAGCAGCTGAACCTGCTGCTGGGATCCTGGCCCTACGACGACGAGAAGGTGAAGGACAGGGTGAAACTTGCCATCATGCAGATCCTGAACGAGAAGTACGGCATCAGGGAGGACGACTTCGAGACCGCGGAGCTCTGCGCGGTACCGGCGTTCAAGGCGAGGGACCTGGGCTTCGACAGATCGATGGTCGCGGGCTACGGGCAGGACGACAGCTCCTGCGCCTACGCCCAGTTCATGGCCGAGCTCGACGTGAAAGACCCGGAGTACACCACCATGACGATCTTCGCCGACAAGGAGGAGACCGGCTCCGACGGCGTGACCGGCATGAGGTCGTTCTTCTTCAGGGACTTCGTGGAGGACCTGGCGCAGGATGAGGGATGCGAGGTCAGGCACGTGCTGCAGAACTCCGTCTGCCTGTCGTGCGACGTGAGCGCGGCGTTCGACCCTGCCTACCCGGACGTGCAGGAGAGGAACAACTGCTGCTACCTGAACCACGGCCCGTGCATCGCGAAGTACGACGGCGCCAGGGGCAAGTACAGCACCAACGACGCCTCTGCGGAGATGATGGACTACGTCATCGGCATCTTCAGGGACGCCGGCGTGACGTGGCAGATCGGAGAGCTGGGGAAGATTGACCTGGGCGGAGGAGGCACCATCGCCTCGGAGATCTCGGTGCACGACATCGACACCGTGGACATCGGTGTGCCTGTGCTGTCCATGCACGCGCCCGTGGAGGTCACCGCCAAGGCGGACGTGTACATGCTCTACAAAGCAGTGCTGGCACTGTACAATTCCAAGAAGGCCAAGGCCTTCTGAACCCTTTTTTCCGGATGGGCTAACGCCCATCCATTCTTCTCATCTCAGGTTCCTTCCGCAGGACCTGCAGAACGCATCGTCGGGATTCACGACGGAACCGCACTCCGGACAGAACGCCCCGCTGCCGGGCTCGTCCTCGACCTTCCTGAACACGCCGAAGGTGGCCAGTCCGGGGAAGCAGAGGAACAGTGCCAGAAAGGGGAACCCGTAGACCAGCCCAATGATCGTAACGGCCACGGACGCCACGGATATGGCCAGCAGGATGATGCTGGCGGTGCTCAGCTTCGCCATCGGAGCCTCCTGCCGCAGACACCGCAATACGTGTCCTTGATGGACAGAGGCGCGCCGCAGTTGGGGCAGTATCCGTTGCCCTCGCCGGGATCTGACTCCGGCTTGGGAAGGTCGGTGACGACTTGTTCCGCCGCCTTGGGCGGATCGGGAATCGCCGCGGAACGGGAGTCCACGTTGCCCCTTCCGAAAAGGACGGCGCCGGCGGCCACCACAGAGGTGAACACGAACACCAGCCCGGTCCAGACCGGCCCGTGGTAGATAATCATGAAGGGCATGGCGAGGAACACGACCACGCCGAGGATCATGAGGATCAGACCCAGGGCCTTCATCGACCCGGGGCTCATAGCTTCCTCCCGCAGACGCCGCAGAACTGGAAGCCCTTCTCCAGAGGGGACCCGCAGTAGGGGCAGAATCCGTTGGACTCGCCGTCGTGCGCCTCGGGCTCGACCTCGTGCGGGAGCTCAAACCCGGGAATCTGGCTCTCCTTGGGCCTGAAGCCCTCGTCCCTCCTGGACCTGACGACGATGTAGAGTCCGTAGGCTACGACGAGGACGCCGACGAGGGAGAACAAGGCGCCGGGCCCGACAGACATGGAGGAGGTCATGGCGATCCATATCAGTCCGAATATGACGTAGAACATTCCGGCGAAGACGCTGCCGACCCTGATTGACATCCCATCACCTTTGGTTGGGAATTGGCTGGAGGGTAATTAACGTTTGTCGGTGACTGGTGGAGGTGTGGAAAATCTCCGTTCCAGCGGAAGTGCCAGCATGGATAGGAATAGGTTGAAGTTGGGTCCCCGACCCCTTAACTCCGGGGACCCGTTTGCTGTTCAGGTTTCTGGTGAGTTGCGCTCTCTCAACGCGGGAGCAGATGTACTCGTTTGTTCGCGTTCTTGTGCGTTCAACCCTTTGTATTCGTTGCTGTTGTTACCTTCAGCTCCTCATGAGCCTCATGGCAACCATGATGGCCATGATCACGATGAGGATGACGAGGACGATCAGGAGGTAGTCGGTGAGACCCATGTCGGATCCGTTTCCTCCCTCGATGACAACAGATGTGTCTGCGGGGGTGGCTCCGGAGGCAGCGAGAGTGAAGGACACATCGCCGGCGTTGATGGTGATGGTTCCTCCATTCTGGACGGTCTGTCCGTTGAAGGTGATGGTTGCGTTGTCGATGCTGTAGTTGGCGTTGGCCGTGATGGTCACGGTGTGGGTGCCGACAGACAGGTAGTATCCATAATTCTCACCAATTGTCAGGTATGTGTCGATGGTCAGGCCGTCGATGTAGATGGTCAGACCGGTTCCCTGGGAGATGGTTCCGGGGACGTCCGAGACAGCGAACTGAGCGTAGGCGGCATCGTAGGCGGAGATCCTGTCGGTGTTGCCGAAAGCAGCTTCCTGCTGTCCGGCGACAGCCTCCTCGGCGGTCTCGTACCACCTGGGGTTGGTGTCGTATCCGTTCAGCTCGATGGCTCCGTCGGCACCGTTGATGGAGTTGACGGGGAGGGTGCTGGTTCCGTAGGCGTAGATGGTGGCATACTCGGCCTCGTTGATGTAGTACACGGTGCTGGCAGCCTCGGACTCGCCGGTGGCGGGGTTGAGCTGGATGGCGGCTCCGCTGAGGTCGGCTCCGGCGTAGGCCAGGATGTATCCGAATCCGGCGGGGCTGAATGTGACGGTTCCAGTAACGGCCCCGGTCGCTGCGGAGTTGAGCTGGGAGGGCTTGTCTCCGAGAATCAGCTTTCCGAAGCTGTTGGCAGAGGTTCCGCCGATGACCAGCTCCTCTCCGTCGGCGACGGACAGGGTTCCGGTGACGCGGACGGTGTTGGTGTCGATGTTGAGTCCCTTGGAAGCGTCCAGGGTTCCGGAGACCTCGATGGCTCCGATTCCGTCGATACCGTCGGCGTGGTTGACCTCGAGGGTTCCCTCGATGACGACCAGAGGCTGTCCCTTGTCGCCGGTGGCCGTGACATTGAGGTCGCCGGCGTTGTCGATGACCATGGTGGCTCCGGAGGCGACGGTCAGTGTCGCATCCTTTCCGACGATGACGTCGGCTGTGACGGTGCCGGCGGACACGGTGACGGCTCCAATGTATTCTCCGGAGACCTTGACGTCGTACTCGGTGGCGGAGGCTCCCTCGGTGACCGTGGTCTGGAGGGTGACGCTCTGGGCGTTGGTCATCTGGACGGACGCGTTGGAGGTTCCGTCTCCGCAGGGGGCTGCGAAGGTGGCGGAGACGCGGGTGTTGTCTCCGATCTGGACGTTGACGTTTCCTCCGAGGGTGATGGTTCCCGCGGAGAGGATTGTCATGTTCTCGGGGGCGTTCGGGTTGGTGGTGTCGACGGTCATCTTCACGATGCTGATGTTCAGGGCGAGGTCCTCCACGGATGTGAAGGTGACGTCTCCGGCGGAGACGATTCCCTTGATGGTGACCGTGTTTCCGGCGAGGTTGTCGTTCTCGCTCGCGGTCTCGGCGGCGAATGCGATGTTGGAGACGTACCAGTAGGTGGAGGCTCCGGACATGATTCCGAAGTGGGCTCCGGCGACGTTGGCCATGGCCGCGGGCTCCGCGGAGGTCATGGTCCTGGCGTAGAAGACGCCGTTGATGACGATCTCGGAGTCCTCGTCCTCGGTGTTCACGGTGATGGCGCCCTCGGTGGTCTCGAGCATGGCGAGGGTTCCGTTGACGGTCAGTGTGGCTCCGTCGACGTAGATGGAGCTGTTGTTGTTGTCCGCTGCGGGTGCGACGTTGGTTGTGACGGTCACTCCCTCGGGGATGGTGAGGTCCTCCTCGATGGTGATGGCCCTGTTGAGGGTGATCTCGGTCATTCCGGACTCGATGGCGT
Coding sequences within it:
- a CDS encoding aminopeptidase — translated: MKKTKGQTLAEDILSNPKSLPEKDPKLLEKAAEFCEGYKAFLANKTEREVIDYVLPILKDRGYTEYVRGTKYKAGAKFYKVNRSKTIMMCTKGKKPVSEGIRVCVAHIDSPRLDFKPHPLFQDADMAFFKTHYYGGIKKYQWTTIPLSIRGVVHTSDGKTVKVRIGEEDDEPSFLITDLLPHLAQNQMRKNASEVVEGEQLNLLLGSWPYDDEKVKDRVKLAIMQILNEKYGIREDDFETAELCAVPAFKARDLGFDRSMVAGYGQDDSSCAYAQFMAELDVKDPEYTTMTIFADKEETGSDGVTGMRSFFFRDFVEDLAQDEGCEVRHVLQNSVCLSCDVSAAFDPAYPDVQERNNCCYLNHGPCIAKYDGARGKYSTNDASAEMMDYVIGIFRDAGVTWQIGELGKIDLGGGGTIASEISVHDIDTVDIGVPVLSMHAPVEVTAKADVYMLYKAVLALYNSKKAKAF
- the mtnP gene encoding S-methyl-5'-thioadenosine phosphorylase, with amino-acid sequence MPEIAIIGGTGIYNPDTFETIEEVFPDTPYGKPSDPILVGRINGVEVAFLYRHGKRHQYPPTNVPYRANMWALKELGCKYIISACAVGSLQEQFVPGDLVIADQFIDFTKRRDYTYFDDSAVHISIPDPFCPYLNGIFAETAEEMGIRYHRGGTYLCIEGPRFSTRAESNMFRQFADIIGMTVVPECQLARELGLCYCSLATITDYDVWKDEPVDIAMVNRTMSECLAKVLTLLERGLPKIGDGCSECIEAAKGAGAL
- a CDS encoding zinc-ribbon domain-containing protein; protein product: MSPGSMKALGLILMILGVVVFLAMPFMIIYHGPVWTGLVFVFTSVVAAGAVLFGRGNVDSRSAAIPDPPKAAEQVVTDLPKPESDPGEGNGYCPNCGAPLSIKDTYCGVCGRRLRWRS
- a CDS encoding amino acid permease, translating into MSEEDSFVSCQRRPANTLAKSIDWKQGLIIAMGVPILILPSLYDISGSVWAFSIVIWTVSVIQGFLQNMAIGEMAAALEVPGIGACAQRVFNNPQKYKGKKYNLGKFVGAFCAWSYWFTWTPVIPIFTITAGAYLQEFIEPLAGVNSTLLNLVLGFIIFSLITFFGSKGLSGGAKFGLVLAAITIIPLVVVVLIPFFNGAFDTQVIVDEFLPPEWGWSIHDIFVMFGAFAVAQWSACAWESTATYGAEYKDPGKNLPKALISCGLVCLVIYFLVSLSVFGTLGMEGINEYGYATLVPIAIIDFGDVGSWIALILLVAGMVMLIQTAFLGSSRTLHCMSQHGNMPKFISHTNKNDAPIYAMLFQFVVGMCMIPLGSPAMILAASSFGFCIALGFAMMSFIKFRREDRWKEIRDKREYIAPKGWYYVAWAIMIYQFFILIPGCAVYSIAIYGYQSVILGAIILLVYVPIWFILHRNDDPNDTTEEDYSSG
- a CDS encoding zinc-ribbon domain-containing protein encodes the protein MAKLSTASIILLAISVASVAVTIIGLVYGFPFLALFLCFPGLATFGVFRKVEDEPGSGAFCPECGSVVNPDDAFCRSCGRNLR